One segment of Pantoea sp. Lij88 DNA contains the following:
- a CDS encoding amino acid aminotransferase, whose translation MFESISAAPADPILGLADLFRADDRPEKINLGIGVYKDETGKTPVLTSVKKAEQYLLENETTKNYLSIDGLADFARCTQALLFGNQSPLITAGRARTAQTPGGTGALRVAADFLATQTSVKRVWISNPSWPNHNNVFNAAGLEVCEYHYYDAANHTLDFEGMLTSLQQVQPGDVVLFHGCCHNPTGIDPTAEQWQQLAELSQANGWLPLFDFAYQGFARGLDEDAEGLRIFAASHQELIVASSYSKNFGLYNERVGAITVVAAEASVADTAFSQVKYTIRANYSNPPAHGAAIVATILGNDTLRTIWEQELSDMRQRIQRMRQLFVNTLAEKGAQRDFSFIIKQNGMFSFSGLTKDQVIRLRDEFGVYAVNSGRVNVAGMTPDNMSALCEAIVAVL comes from the coding sequence ATGTTTGAATCGATCTCTGCTGCACCCGCCGATCCTATTCTTGGGCTGGCCGATCTGTTTCGTGCTGATGACCGCCCTGAAAAAATCAATCTGGGTATCGGCGTCTACAAAGACGAAACCGGCAAGACCCCGGTACTGACCAGTGTTAAAAAAGCTGAGCAATACCTGCTGGAAAACGAAACCACGAAAAACTATCTCAGCATTGATGGTCTGGCTGATTTCGCCCGTTGCACCCAGGCCCTGCTGTTCGGCAATCAAAGCCCGCTGATCACTGCAGGCCGCGCACGTACGGCTCAGACGCCGGGCGGCACAGGTGCGTTGCGTGTAGCAGCAGATTTCCTCGCCACGCAAACTTCCGTGAAGCGGGTCTGGATCAGCAATCCAAGCTGGCCGAATCACAACAACGTGTTCAATGCTGCCGGTCTGGAAGTCTGTGAATATCACTATTATGACGCAGCAAACCATACGCTTGATTTTGAGGGGATGCTGACGTCGCTGCAGCAGGTTCAGCCTGGCGACGTGGTGCTGTTCCACGGCTGCTGCCATAACCCGACCGGTATCGACCCGACCGCTGAGCAGTGGCAACAGCTGGCAGAACTGTCACAGGCCAATGGCTGGCTGCCGCTGTTCGACTTCGCCTACCAGGGCTTTGCCCGTGGTCTGGATGAAGATGCAGAAGGCCTGCGCATTTTTGCCGCCTCGCATCAGGAACTGATCGTCGCCAGCTCATACTCCAAGAACTTTGGTCTGTATAACGAGCGTGTGGGTGCAATCACGGTGGTGGCGGCTGAAGCCAGCGTGGCAGATACGGCGTTTAGTCAGGTGAAATATACCATCCGCGCTAACTACTCCAATCCGCCGGCGCATGGTGCCGCTATCGTCGCCACAATTCTGGGCAACGATACACTGCGTACTATCTGGGAGCAGGAGCTGTCAGATATGCGCCAGCGCATTCAGCGCATGCGTCAGCTGTTTGTGAACACCCTGGCAGAGAAAGGGGCTCAGCGTGACTTCAGCTTTATCATTAAGCAGAACGGTATGTTCTCGTTTAGTGGCTTAACCAAAGACCAGGTGATTCGCCTGCGCGACGAGTTCGGTGTTTATGCCGTCAACTCAGGCCGGGTGAATGTGGCAGGCATGACGCCAGACAATATGTCGGCGCTGTGCGAAGCGATTGTCGCCGTGCTGTAA
- a CDS encoding MBL fold metallo-hydrolase yields MNYHTIPVTAFAQNCSVIWCESTREAALVDPGGDADLIKQTLEQLRLKPAQILLTHGHLDHVGAAVELAAFWQIPIVGPQKRDAFWLEALPTQSRMFGLDECAPFTPDRWLEEGESVQVGLTTLEVLHCPGHSPGHVVFFDRPGRLLISGDVIFNGGVGRTDFPQGDHQQLIEAIRKKLLPLGDDVTFLPGHGPISTLGHERVSNPFLQ; encoded by the coding sequence ATGAATTACCACACTATTCCTGTTACCGCATTTGCCCAGAACTGTTCAGTGATCTGGTGCGAGTCCACTCGTGAAGCCGCGCTGGTCGATCCGGGCGGCGATGCCGATCTGATCAAACAAACGCTGGAACAGCTCAGACTTAAACCCGCTCAGATTCTGCTGACGCATGGACACCTCGATCACGTCGGTGCGGCCGTTGAACTGGCTGCCTTCTGGCAGATTCCGATTGTCGGGCCGCAGAAGCGTGATGCGTTCTGGCTGGAAGCCCTGCCGACTCAGAGCCGGATGTTCGGACTTGACGAGTGCGCGCCATTTACCCCCGATCGCTGGCTGGAAGAGGGGGAGAGCGTGCAGGTCGGGTTGACCACGCTGGAGGTTCTGCACTGTCCAGGGCATTCACCAGGGCATGTGGTGTTCTTTGATCGTCCGGGACGGTTACTGATTTCAGGCGACGTCATTTTTAATGGTGGCGTGGGACGCACAGACTTCCCGCAGGGCGATCATCAGCAGTTAATCGAGGCTATCCGCAAGAAATTACTGCCGCTGGGCGATGATGTGACCTTCCTTCCCGGTCACGGCCCGATCTCAACGCTGGGTCATGAACGCGTCAGTAATCCTTTCCTGCAATAA
- a CDS encoding YcbK family protein gives MSTIDSFRRKLLLCGSAAAGLALLPASARASLSTSRPRVLMLNNLHTGETLKTEFFNGKSYDKDELSRLNHFFRDYRANKVKSIDPHLFDQIFRLQALLGMRKPIQLVSGYRSLATNNMLRESGPGVAKHSYHTKGQAMDFHIEGISLANVRKAALSLRAGGVGYYPRSNFVHIDTGPIRHW, from the coding sequence ATGTCTACTATTGATTCTTTTCGTCGCAAACTACTGCTGTGCGGTAGTGCCGCCGCCGGACTGGCATTATTGCCAGCTTCTGCAAGGGCCTCGCTTTCTACGTCTCGCCCGCGTGTATTGATGCTTAATAATCTTCACACCGGTGAAACCCTTAAAACTGAGTTTTTTAATGGTAAGAGTTACGACAAGGATGAGTTGTCACGATTAAATCACTTTTTCCGCGACTATCGCGCTAATAAAGTGAAAAGCATCGATCCGCATCTGTTTGACCAAATCTTCCGCCTGCAGGCGCTGCTGGGCATGCGTAAACCGATCCAGCTGGTCTCCGGCTACCGTTCACTGGCTACCAATAACATGTTACGCGAGAGTGGTCCTGGTGTGGCAAAGCACAGCTATCACACCAAAGGCCAGGCGATGGATTTTCATATCGAAGGCATTTCATTAGCCAATGTACGCAAAGCGGCGTTATCTCTGCGTGCGGGTGGTGTAGGATATTATCCCCGCAGTAACTTTGTACATATTGATACCGGGCCGATCAGGCACTGGTAA
- the ldtD gene encoding L,D-transpeptidase — protein sequence MLLVKKLNHHRVVSLLALALTVVPFTHPQAAVIAALPGTTQAAISVSESQQRIRQAFSSADQPFYLGPLATLYASRHMQPLWQDTQAVQKFQQQLAEVALSGVQPQFTRWVERLTNPAITGFARDVALSDAMLGYLQFVSNVPTQGETWLYSNVPYRLTQPSVAVVNQWQNAVNAGSDDTFIASLQPQHPQYQPMHAALKTLLSDKQPWPQLKSSETLRPGQVSDDVPALREILQRSGMLTTQVKAPAPDDDAVPVAASPVTHSDQPVAVSPSAAPVGDPPAPPLQSPGNVQSQTLEGNTANVYDETLVAGVKRFQQWQGLDGDGAIGARTRQWLNVSPQMRASLLALNIQRLRLLPDDMHNGIMVNIANYSLIYYNNGNKILSSRVIVGRPDRKTPLMRSALNNVVLNPPWNVPTTLVRKDIIPKVKQDPTYLYKHGYTLLSGWSADAEVIDPSMIDWRMVTASSFPYRLIQAPGEANALGRYKFNMPSSDAIYLHDTPNHNLFQRDIRALSSGCVRVNKASELAGLLLQDAGWNDSRISSTLKEGDTRYVPIRHRIPVNLYYLTAWVADDGKPQFRTDIYNYDDTARSGSQALSRAEQLLL from the coding sequence ATGTTGCTGGTAAAAAAATTAAATCATCATCGCGTTGTATCATTGTTAGCGCTGGCGCTAACCGTTGTTCCATTTACGCACCCGCAGGCCGCTGTCATCGCCGCTTTGCCTGGAACAACGCAGGCGGCCATCTCCGTTTCCGAAAGTCAGCAACGCATCCGGCAGGCTTTTTCCAGCGCCGATCAGCCTTTCTATCTGGGGCCGCTGGCGACGCTCTATGCGTCCCGTCATATGCAGCCGCTCTGGCAGGATACTCAGGCGGTTCAGAAGTTTCAGCAGCAGCTGGCTGAGGTGGCCCTTTCTGGCGTCCAGCCACAGTTCACGCGCTGGGTTGAGCGTCTGACTAATCCGGCCATTACCGGCTTCGCCCGGGATGTCGCGCTGTCCGATGCGATGCTGGGCTATCTGCAGTTTGTTTCGAATGTACCGACCCAGGGTGAGACCTGGCTCTACAGCAATGTGCCTTACAGGCTGACTCAGCCGTCAGTGGCGGTGGTGAATCAGTGGCAGAACGCGGTTAATGCGGGATCGGACGACACCTTTATTGCGTCGCTGCAGCCGCAGCATCCGCAATATCAGCCGATGCACGCCGCGCTGAAAACCCTGCTGAGCGATAAGCAGCCCTGGCCGCAGCTGAAAAGCAGTGAAACGCTGCGTCCGGGACAGGTCAGTGACGATGTTCCGGCGCTGCGTGAGATTCTGCAGCGCAGCGGCATGCTCACGACGCAGGTCAAGGCGCCAGCACCGGATGACGATGCGGTGCCGGTCGCTGCTTCGCCAGTGACCCACAGCGACCAGCCTGTTGCGGTCAGTCCGTCAGCCGCGCCAGTGGGCGATCCGCCAGCTCCGCCGTTGCAATCACCGGGTAACGTGCAGAGTCAGACGCTGGAAGGGAACACCGCCAATGTCTATGACGAGACGCTGGTGGCAGGCGTGAAGCGTTTCCAGCAATGGCAGGGACTGGATGGCGATGGGGCTATCGGTGCCAGAACGCGGCAGTGGCTTAACGTCTCGCCACAGATGCGTGCTTCGCTGCTGGCACTGAATATTCAGCGACTGCGCCTGCTGCCGGATGATATGCACAACGGCATCATGGTGAACATTGCCAACTACTCGCTGATTTATTACAACAACGGCAATAAGATCCTCTCATCCCGGGTCATCGTCGGGCGTCCCGACCGTAAAACGCCGTTGATGCGCAGCGCGCTGAATAATGTGGTGCTGAACCCGCCGTGGAATGTGCCGACCACGCTGGTGCGTAAAGATATCATTCCTAAAGTGAAGCAGGATCCGACCTATCTCTACAAGCACGGTTATACCCTGCTGTCGGGCTGGAGTGCTGATGCGGAAGTGATTGATCCCAGCATGATCGACTGGCGCATGGTCACCGCGTCTTCGTTCCCTTACCGGCTGATTCAGGCTCCGGGTGAGGCGAATGCGCTGGGCCGTTATAAATTTAATATGCCAAGCTCAGATGCGATCTACCTGCACGACACGCCAAACCATAACCTGTTCCAGCGTGATATCCGCGCGCTCAGCTCAGGCTGTGTCCGCGTGAATAAAGCGTCTGAACTGGCGGGTTTATTACTGCAGGACGCCGGCTGGAATGACTCCCGTATTTCCAGCACGTTGAAAGAGGGGGACACCCGTTATGTGCCGATTCGCCATCGCATTCCGGTCAATCTCTACTATCTGACAGCGTGGGTCGCAGATGATGGCAAACCACAGTTCCGCACAGATATTTACAATTATGATGACACCGCCCGCTCAGGCAGTCAGGCACTCAGTCGTGCTGAGCAATTACTGCTCTAG